ACAATATTATCACCCTCTTTTAAAACAAAATTTCCATCAGGTATATAATTATTATTACCCCTATTTATTGAAATAATAAGGGAAGAGCTTGGCAAATCAAGCCTCTTTAAAGATTTACCAACAAGAACACTATCTTTAGAGATTGTATATTCAATGGCTTCAGCCTTCCCATTAAATATTGTATAAATACTTTTAATATGGCCTCGCCTTATGTACTTTAATATAGCATTTACTGAGCTTGACTTTGGGCTAACTGTAGCATCAAGCCCTAATTGATTTGACATTGAGATATAGTTCTGTTTATCAACCAAGGCAATTGCCCTTTTTATACCCACAGTTTTACCATAAATTGCACTTAGTATATTTAATTCCTCGTTCTCTGTTGTAGTTATAATAAGATCAAAAACTTTTAGATTTTCTTCTTCAAATATCCCTTCGCTTGTTATATTGTCATTAATAACAGTCAATTTACTATATTTTTCTGAGAATATCTTACAGATTTCATAATCTTTATCAATTAATTTAACATTTATATCTAAATTTAATAATTTAGAGATAACTATCTCACCAATAGTTGTTCCACCAACAATAACGACATTCTTTAGCCTCTTAAAAGAAACACCCCCTTTTATAAATAAAGGATCTAAATCCCTTCTTTCACCTATAATATATAGCATATCCCCTTCAATAATTTTTGTTTTCCCTGAGGGAATAATAATGTTATCTCCTCTTTGAATCCCAGCTACAATATAATTACCACTGTAGTATTCTTTAAGCTCCCTCAAACTTTTTCCCTTTAACATTGATTCGCTTTTAATATATAAGCACCTCATTTGAACATCTCTATTGAATAAAAATACATCGCTAATTGCACCCTCTTCTATAACATTTAAAATATTATTTGCAGCCTCTAACTCTGGATTAACAACATAATCTATACCACCAATCTTTTTCTTTAATAATTTAGTTTTCTCATATGCTATCTTTTTTATACGTGTTATCACTTTACTTACATTAAACTCACTATCAATTATCAAAGAAGATATTAGGTTTACTTCATCAGAATCTGTAAGGGCAAGGAATATGTCAACCTTTTCAATAGAGATATCTTTTAATACATTTAAGTCAGTGCCATCGCCATAAATTACCATACAATCAAGTCTATTATTTGCACTCTTAACCTTATCTAAATTTTTCTCGATAAGGACAACATTACGTCCTTCATTTATTAGTTGTTTTGCAACATTAAAACCTACTTCACCAGCACCTAAGATAATTATTTTCATAAATAATTATATATTATTAATCGAGTATAAGTTCAATTGTTAAAAATATAAAAAATAATTAAAATCTAGCTAGAAAATATTTTACTTTGACAAACAATTAATTATGATTTATTTTAAATTAATATAATTACAGGGGTTTAATATGCGTGAAGAATATTTGGAAATAAAAAAAGAGCTAACATTACTA
This Deferribacterota bacterium DNA region includes the following protein-coding sequences:
- the trkA gene encoding Trk system potassium transporter TrkA; the protein is MKIIILGAGEVGFNVAKQLINEGRNVVLIEKNLDKVKSANNRLDCMVIYGDGTDLNVLKDISIEKVDIFLALTDSDEVNLISSLIIDSEFNVSKVITRIKKIAYEKTKLLKKKIGGIDYVVNPELEAANNILNVIEEGAISDVFLFNRDVQMRCLYIKSESMLKGKSLRELKEYYSGNYIVAGIQRGDNIIIPSGKTKIIEGDMLYIIGERRDLDPLFIKGGVSFKRLKNVVIVGGTTIGEIVISKLLNLDINVKLIDKDYEICKIFSEKYSKLTVINDNITSEGIFEEENLKVFDLIITTTENEELNILSAIYGKTVGIKRAIALVDKQNYISMSNQLGLDATVSPKSSSVNAILKYIRRGHIKSIYTIFNGKAEAIEYTISKDSVLVGKSLKRLDLPSSSLIISINRGNNNYIPDGNFVLKEGDNIVIFAKREAINRIEDLIS